A window of the Lentimicrobium sp. L6 genome harbors these coding sequences:
- a CDS encoding aminopeptidase P family protein, with translation MFKKETYINRRQQLARDVDKGILLFIGNSESPMNYPDNTYRYRQDSSFNYFFGLIHPDLAAIIDVESGEEVIYGDDYTIDHIVWMGNQPSIKERASSCGINKTANTAQLVQDLQKAQTARRPIHFLPLYRGDSKIKLFEYLGIKPSEIPEKHSLEFVKAVIKQRNYKSAEEVAEIDKACDITVDMHLAAMRSTHPGILEAQVAAEVEKIALAHDGCVSFPVIATINGQTLHNHYHGNTIQDGQMFLLDAGAETASGYAGDMSSTFPVGKTFTTRQKEIYQVALNAHEAAIAMLKPGIPFKEVYYESAREVLRGMKDLGFVKGDVHEAAAAGAHAMFFPCGLGHMMGMDVHDMEDLGEQYVGYDNEEKSTQFGPKSLRLGRKLEPGFVLTIEPGIYFIPQLIDLWKKERRFEEFLNYDKINEYRDFGGCRNEEDFLITEDAYQLLGKPLPKTIKDVESERLKAF, from the coding sequence ATGTTCAAAAAAGAAACATATATAAATCGCCGCCAGCAACTGGCAAGAGATGTAGATAAAGGCATCCTACTGTTCATTGGAAATAGCGAAAGCCCCATGAATTATCCCGACAATACCTATCGCTATCGACAAGATTCAAGTTTCAATTATTTCTTTGGCTTGATACACCCAGACTTAGCTGCCATAATCGATGTGGAATCAGGAGAAGAAGTCATTTATGGGGATGATTATACCATTGATCATATCGTTTGGATGGGAAATCAGCCTAGCATCAAAGAAAGAGCATCAAGCTGTGGAATAAACAAAACAGCCAACACAGCTCAATTGGTTCAAGACCTTCAAAAAGCACAAACTGCCAGAAGACCCATTCATTTCTTGCCATTATATAGAGGAGACAGTAAAATTAAGCTATTTGAGTATTTGGGCATTAAGCCTTCCGAAATACCAGAAAAGCACAGTCTCGAATTCGTAAAAGCAGTGATCAAACAAAGAAACTATAAATCAGCGGAGGAGGTCGCTGAGATAGATAAGGCCTGTGATATAACTGTGGATATGCATTTGGCCGCCATGCGCTCTACTCATCCTGGTATCTTAGAAGCACAAGTAGCAGCAGAAGTAGAAAAGATAGCTTTAGCTCATGACGGTTGTGTGAGTTTCCCTGTGATTGCCACCATCAACGGACAAACATTACACAATCACTATCATGGAAATACCATTCAAGATGGGCAGATGTTTCTTTTAGATGCTGGTGCCGAAACAGCCTCTGGATATGCTGGAGATATGTCCAGTACTTTTCCGGTTGGGAAAACATTTACTACTCGCCAAAAAGAGATTTACCAGGTGGCACTCAATGCTCACGAAGCCGCAATTGCCATGCTAAAACCAGGTATTCCATTTAAAGAAGTATATTACGAATCGGCCAGAGAGGTATTAAGAGGAATGAAAGATTTGGGCTTTGTAAAAGGCGATGTTCATGAAGCCGCTGCTGCTGGTGCTCATGCCATGTTCTTTCCTTGCGGATTAGGCCATATGATGGGAATGGATGTGCACGATATGGAAGATCTAGGCGAGCAATATGTGGGTTATGATAATGAAGAGAAAAGCACACAGTTTGGGCCTAAGTCACTTCGTTTGGGTCGTAAATTAGAACCCGGATTCGTTCTAACCATTGAGCCTGGCATCTATTTTATTCCACAACTCATCGATTTATGGAAAAAGGAAAGAAGATTCGAGGAATTCTTGAATTATGACAAAATAAACGAATATCGCGACTTTGGTGGATGTAGAAACGAAGAAGATTTCTTGATTACCGAAGATGCTTATCAGCTATTGGGAAAACCATTACCAAAGACCATTAAGGATGTAGAGAGTGAACGCTTAAAAGCTTTTTAA
- a CDS encoding ornithine cyclodeaminase family protein translates to MRIISAEIIEKSIPPSLWINTMEEALLANEKEDYVTPNRMHVMVQENTLLLMPSVGPKNYATKLVSVFPGNKNLKKALIQGIVILNDGETGEGLALLNGSQLTAMRTSAIAAIGLRYLSPENTNSLGIVGGGFQGKHLAWFASEERPIEKIYLMDYSEEVITDFIIFIKNKKPGIEVVVCKDAQELLSKTSLVFTATSSSQPVLPNHAELLKNKCIIGVGSYKPEMREFPEALYPLVNEIWIDAEHGKQETGDLIYPQEQALIDSSKIRTISKLIGKCKLTKGTRIYKTVGLATFDLFAAQMVYDYCKKENLGVEVEL, encoded by the coding sequence ATGCGAATCATTTCTGCCGAAATCATCGAAAAATCCATTCCACCTTCTCTATGGATAAACACCATGGAGGAGGCTTTATTAGCTAATGAAAAAGAAGACTATGTCACACCAAATCGTATGCATGTAATGGTTCAAGAGAATACACTTCTACTTATGCCATCTGTTGGTCCTAAAAACTATGCCACCAAATTAGTCTCAGTTTTTCCCGGAAATAAAAACCTCAAGAAAGCGTTAATACAAGGCATAGTGATTTTAAATGACGGAGAAACTGGAGAAGGTTTAGCATTATTGAATGGAAGCCAATTAACGGCCATGAGAACCTCTGCTATTGCAGCTATTGGACTTAGATATTTAAGCCCTGAAAACACCAATAGCCTAGGAATTGTCGGAGGAGGATTTCAAGGAAAACATCTAGCTTGGTTTGCTTCCGAAGAAAGACCCATTGAAAAGATTTATTTAATGGATTATTCTGAGGAGGTCATAACCGACTTTATCATTTTTATTAAAAACAAAAAGCCTGGAATAGAAGTAGTGGTTTGTAAGGATGCACAAGAATTATTAAGCAAAACGAGTTTGGTGTTCACAGCCACAAGTTCTAGTCAACCTGTTTTACCAAACCATGCAGAATTGCTTAAAAACAAATGCATAATAGGTGTGGGCTCCTATAAACCAGAGATGCGAGAATTTCCCGAGGCACTCTATCCTCTCGTCAACGAAATTTGGATTGATGCAGAACACGGTAAACAAGAAACTGGTGATTTAATATATCCACAAGAACAAGCTTTAATAGACTCCTCAAAAATCAGGACGATTAGCAAATTGATAGGAAAATGCAAACTCACAAAAGGAACCAGAATCTACAAAACTGTAGGACTAGCTACCTTCGATCTTTTTGCTGCTCAAATGGTCTACGATTATTGTAAAAAAGAAAATTTAGGAGTTGAAGTTGAATTATAA
- a CDS encoding IS982 family transposase has protein sequence MIKKSTAIYTIIDDLLIEIEHKEPKNRRVIDSEIITTALISALYFGGNQEKAICFMKSTGLIPKMLSKSRFNRRLHLIRELIVDLFFQLSEMIKKVNISSEYIIDSFPIHTCDNMRISSSKLIQGEIYRGRKATMRRYFYGFNVHVLVTTDGIPVEYTFLPGSKHDSEALKQMPFYLPEGSKIYADSGYTNYKIEDMLKEAENINLLVARKSNSKRKR, from the coding sequence ATGATTAAAAAATCGACAGCAATATACACAATAATTGATGATTTACTAATAGAAATTGAGCATAAAGAACCCAAAAACAGGCGAGTAATTGATTCTGAGATTATCACAACAGCCTTGATATCAGCACTGTATTTTGGAGGAAACCAAGAAAAAGCCATTTGCTTTATGAAGTCTACAGGACTGATTCCCAAAATGCTTTCCAAAAGCCGGTTTAATAGGCGATTGCATTTAATCAGAGAATTAATAGTCGATTTGTTTTTCCAACTCTCTGAAATGATAAAGAAGGTAAATATATCATCTGAATACATAATTGATAGTTTTCCAATCCATACATGTGATAATATGCGGATTTCCAGTTCAAAACTCATTCAAGGTGAAATCTATCGGGGAAGGAAAGCAACTATGCGTAGGTATTTTTATGGATTTAATGTACATGTTTTGGTAACAACTGACGGTATCCCAGTTGAGTACACCTTTCTGCCAGGGAGTAAACATGATTCAGAAGCCTTAAAACAAATGCCTTTTTATCTACCTGAAGGAAGTAAAATTTATGCTGATTCCGGATATACCAATTATAAGATTGAAGATATGCTTAAAGAGGCAGAGAACATAAATCTATTGGTTGCTCGAAAAAGTAACTCTAAACGAAAAAGAG
- a CDS encoding proline racemase family protein, producing MKNLKNWKYQPPKNWLNIKTIDLHTGGEPLRVLYDGIPELKGNSILEKRRYFKENWDHIRTGTMFEPRGHADMYGAFITEPITEHADFGTFFIHNEGYSTMCGHAIIALTKLVFDTELIEKEGNEPELIIDAPPGLIRSKAFRKNGKVEKVSFLNVPSFLLLRDKEVQVEGIGKVKFDVAYGGAFYAFVDADELGIGMLEENYNQLIDWGRKIKHAVMKNFDIKHPFEEDLSFLYGTIFTGKAQKPVHHSRNICIFADGEVDRSSTGSGVSARAALHHAKGELEEGQKITIESILGTTMDVEIKELTSYGPYKAVVPEVSGTAHITGQHEFYFDPEDPLREGFIFR from the coding sequence ATGAAAAATCTAAAAAACTGGAAATACCAGCCACCCAAAAACTGGCTCAACATCAAAACCATAGACCTTCACACTGGCGGAGAACCCCTGCGAGTACTCTATGATGGAATCCCAGAACTCAAAGGAAATAGCATCCTCGAAAAAAGAAGATATTTCAAAGAAAACTGGGACCATATTCGTACAGGTACCATGTTTGAGCCTCGAGGTCATGCCGACATGTATGGTGCTTTTATCACAGAACCCATCACTGAGCATGCCGACTTTGGAACTTTCTTCATCCATAACGAAGGTTATTCTACCATGTGTGGCCATGCTATTATAGCTCTTACCAAACTGGTGTTCGATACCGAATTGATAGAAAAAGAAGGCAACGAACCAGAGCTTATCATCGATGCTCCTCCAGGATTAATCCGCTCCAAAGCCTTTAGAAAAAACGGGAAAGTTGAAAAGGTTTCCTTCTTGAATGTTCCATCTTTTCTATTGCTCAGAGATAAAGAAGTTCAGGTAGAAGGTATAGGAAAAGTCAAATTCGATGTGGCCTATGGAGGTGCTTTTTACGCCTTTGTAGATGCTGACGAATTGGGCATCGGAATGTTGGAAGAAAATTATAATCAACTCATAGATTGGGGCCGGAAAATAAAACATGCCGTCATGAAAAACTTCGACATTAAGCACCCTTTCGAGGAAGATTTGAGTTTTCTCTATGGAACTATCTTTACCGGAAAAGCTCAGAAGCCAGTTCATCACAGTAGGAATATTTGCATTTTTGCAGATGGAGAAGTCGATCGATCTTCTACAGGCTCAGGAGTAAGTGCAAGAGCAGCGCTACACCATGCCAAAGGAGAATTAGAGGAGGGTCAAAAAATCACCATCGAGAGTATTCTAGGAACTACCATGGATGTGGAAATAAAAGAGTTAACAAGCTATGGCCCATATAAAGCTGTGGTACCAGAAGTTAGCGGAACTGCTCATATTACAGGTCAACATGAGTTTTACTTTGACCCTGAGGATCCTTTACGCGAGGGTTTTATCTTTCGGTAG